The following are encoded in a window of Mycobacterium sp. ELW1 genomic DNA:
- a CDS encoding acyl-CoA dehydrogenase family protein, translated as MTNTLPPKSASARARDSAVGQYKHKRSLTDIGLALVTPLMGQDFLDRYHLRDPLNRGLKYGVKQAFSTAGAATRQFKKVQGIGKAPARLRPSGADYFDLTPDDDQKMIVATVDEFAEEILRPAAHDADDAATYPADLIAKAAELGITAINIPEDFDGIAEQRTTVTNALVAEALAYGDMGLALPILAPGGVASALTHWGSADQQATYLAEFAGENVPQACVAIAEPHALFDPTALKTTAVRTPSGYRLDGVKSLVPAAADAELFIVAAQLDGKPALFIVEASAAGLTVTADPSMGIRAAALGRVALDKVSVPLSARLGEDGATDADYSEAIALSRLGWAALAVGTSHAVLDYVIPYVKEREAFGEPIARRQAVAFMCANIAIELDGLRLITWRGAARAERGLPFAREAALAKKLGTDKGMQIGLDGVQLLGGHGFTKEHPVERWYRDLRAIGVAEGVVVL; from the coding sequence ATGACGAACACTCTTCCCCCGAAATCCGCCAGTGCACGGGCCCGCGACAGCGCGGTCGGGCAGTACAAGCACAAGCGCTCCCTCACCGACATCGGGCTGGCGCTTGTCACCCCGCTGATGGGGCAGGACTTCCTGGACCGCTACCACCTGCGCGACCCGCTGAACCGCGGCCTGAAGTACGGGGTCAAGCAGGCGTTCTCCACCGCAGGCGCGGCCACCCGGCAGTTCAAGAAGGTTCAGGGCATCGGCAAGGCGCCGGCCCGGCTGCGACCCAGCGGCGCAGACTATTTCGACCTCACCCCCGACGACGACCAGAAGATGATCGTCGCGACGGTCGACGAGTTCGCCGAGGAGATTCTGCGTCCGGCCGCTCATGACGCCGACGACGCCGCGACCTATCCCGCCGATCTGATCGCCAAGGCCGCCGAGCTCGGCATCACGGCCATCAACATCCCCGAAGACTTCGACGGCATCGCCGAGCAGCGCACCACCGTCACCAATGCCTTGGTGGCCGAGGCACTCGCCTACGGCGACATGGGCCTTGCGCTGCCGATCCTGGCGCCCGGCGGTGTCGCCTCGGCACTGACCCATTGGGGCAGCGCCGACCAGCAGGCCACATATCTGGCCGAGTTCGCGGGCGAGAACGTGCCGCAGGCGTGCGTGGCGATCGCCGAACCGCATGCACTGTTCGACCCGACTGCTCTGAAGACGACCGCGGTGCGCACCCCGAGCGGCTACCGCCTCGACGGCGTGAAATCGCTGGTTCCCGCCGCCGCGGACGCCGAATTGTTCATCGTGGCAGCGCAACTCGACGGCAAGCCGGCGTTGTTCATCGTCGAAGCCTCCGCCGCCGGCTTGACCGTCACCGCCGACCCCAGCATGGGGATCCGGGCCGCGGCGTTGGGCCGGGTGGCATTGGACAAGGTGTCGGTACCGCTGTCGGCCCGCCTCGGCGAGGACGGGGCCACCGACGCGGACTATTCCGAAGCAATTGCGTTGTCCCGCTTGGGCTGGGCCGCGCTCGCGGTCGGCACCTCGCACGCGGTGCTCGACTACGTGATCCCCTACGTCAAGGAGCGCGAGGCATTCGGCGAGCCGATCGCCCGCCGCCAGGCCGTTGCGTTCATGTGCGCCAACATCGCCATCGAACTCGATGGCCTGCGGTTGATCACCTGGCGCGGCGCCGCCCGCGCAGAGCGTGGCCTGCCGTTCGCCCGCGAGGCCGCGCTGGCCAAGAAGCTGGGCACCGACAAAGGCATGCAGATCGGCCTGGACGGAGTGCAGCTACTCGGTGGCCACGGCTTCACCAAGGAGCACCCGGTGGAGCGCTGGTACCGCGATCTGCGGGCCATCGGCGTCGCCGAGGGTGTCGTTGTTCTCTGA
- a CDS encoding acyl-CoA dehydrogenase family protein translates to MAINLELPRKLEAVIEKAHQGAAEMLRPISRKYDVAEHAYPVELDTLATLFEGISEANTISFAGTEAFRDSDDGPKGNINGGNMSALLNALEISWGDIALLLSVPRQGLGNAAISGVATDEQLERLGKNVWAAMAITEPSFGSDSAAVSTTAVLDGDEYVINGEKIYVTAGSRATHIVVWATLDKSKGRAAIKSFIVPREHPGVTVERLEHKLGIKASDTAAIRFENARIPKENLLGSPEIEVEKGFAGVMETFDNTRPIVAAMAVGVARAALEELRTILTEAGVEISYDKPAHVQSAAAAEFLRMEADWEAGYLLTVRSAWQADNAIPNSKEASMGKAKAARVASDITLKAVELAGTAGYSEQTLLEKWARDSKILDIFEGTQQIQQLVVARRLLGLSSTELK, encoded by the coding sequence ATGGCAATCAATCTCGAACTGCCGCGCAAGCTGGAAGCCGTCATCGAGAAGGCACACCAGGGCGCCGCGGAGATGTTGCGGCCGATCTCACGGAAGTACGACGTCGCCGAACACGCCTACCCTGTCGAATTGGACACGCTGGCAACGTTGTTCGAGGGAATCTCGGAAGCCAACACGATCTCGTTCGCCGGCACGGAGGCATTCCGCGACAGCGACGACGGCCCGAAGGGAAACATCAACGGCGGCAACATGTCCGCGTTGCTCAATGCCCTGGAGATCTCCTGGGGTGACATCGCGCTGCTGCTGTCCGTACCCCGCCAGGGTCTCGGTAACGCCGCGATCTCCGGCGTGGCCACCGACGAGCAGTTGGAGCGGCTGGGCAAGAACGTCTGGGCTGCCATGGCGATCACCGAACCGTCATTCGGCTCGGATTCGGCGGCGGTGTCGACGACGGCGGTGCTCGACGGCGACGAATACGTGATCAACGGCGAGAAGATCTACGTCACCGCCGGTTCCCGGGCCACCCATATCGTGGTGTGGGCGACGCTGGACAAGTCCAAGGGCCGGGCGGCGATCAAGTCGTTCATCGTGCCGCGCGAGCACCCCGGGGTCACCGTCGAGCGTCTCGAGCACAAGCTCGGCATCAAGGCCTCCGATACCGCGGCCATCCGGTTCGAGAACGCCCGAATCCCCAAGGAGAACCTGCTGGGGAGCCCGGAGATCGAGGTGGAGAAGGGCTTTGCCGGGGTCATGGAGACCTTCGACAACACCCGGCCGATCGTGGCCGCGATGGCGGTCGGAGTGGCCCGTGCCGCCCTGGAGGAACTGCGCACGATCCTGACCGAGGCCGGCGTGGAGATCTCCTACGACAAGCCCGCCCACGTCCAGAGTGCGGCCGCCGCGGAATTCCTTCGGATGGAAGCCGACTGGGAGGCCGGCTACCTGTTGACCGTGCGCTCGGCGTGGCAGGCCGACAATGCGATCCCGAATTCCAAGGAAGCCTCCATGGGCAAGGCCAAGGCCGCCCGCGTCGCCAGCGACATCACTCTCAAGGCAGTCGAATTGGCCGGAACCGCAGGCTATTCCGAGCAGACGCTGTTGGAGAAGTGGGCTCGCGACTCGAAGATCCTGGACATCTTCGAAGGCACGCAGCAGATCCAGCAGCTGGTGGTCGCCCGCCGCCTGCTCGGGCTGTCCTCGACCGAACTCAAGTAG
- a CDS encoding MarR family winged helix-turn-helix transcriptional regulator encodes MRALDERLGDHGVSTPRSKVLFEVDRCGPVRLTDLARTVGITQGTASTLTDALVREGLIERCADDSDRRVTLLKTTPTGRQQAQAWASAYTAAAEELFGILSGEEQLALTELLQRLADSIDG; translated from the coding sequence GTGCGCGCCCTCGACGAGCGGCTCGGTGACCACGGTGTGTCCACCCCACGATCAAAGGTGTTGTTCGAGGTGGATCGCTGCGGTCCGGTCCGGCTTACCGACCTGGCGCGCACCGTCGGCATCACTCAAGGCACCGCCTCCACCCTGACCGACGCGCTCGTCCGGGAAGGTCTGATCGAACGCTGCGCCGACGACTCCGATCGCCGGGTGACCCTGCTGAAGACCACACCCACCGGCCGGCAGCAGGCGCAAGCCTGGGCGAGCGCGTACACCGCCGCTGCCGAGGAACTGTTCGGAATCCTCTCCGGCGAGGAGCAGCTGGCCCTCACCGAACTGCTGCAACGCCTTGCCGACTCGATCGACGGCTGA
- a CDS encoding molybdopterin-dependent oxidoreductase: protein MSRHKSGQAGSVVHRVTCPLCEAMCGLRVTVDEDRVTDIRGNPDDVWSAGHICPKGTVLGQLHDDPDRLRSPMVKQPNGTHVAVSWNEAFAEAERVLRPVLESDGARAVTVYVGNPVAHNLGLSSYIGALVGMGAAAGMGAYYSPGTVDQWPLNVVGTLLFGGMWNAPIPDLARTDHLVVIGANPAASQGSMLSAPDVVGHLTGIRNRGGRVVVIDPRRTETAQRATDWVPIRPGTDALVLFAVLRTLAADGLLRAHPHLDGRVQGLDEVIALADPFTPEAVEGPSGIPAETIRELAHDLASASNPVLYSRIGACTQEFGTLSTWLVFVLNTALGAVDRRGGAVFPTPAVYSPMFMKPPDQPGPRWEFGRFASRVRGVGEVLGQFPVSCLAEEILTPGDGRIRAMISVAGNPAISAPAAGRLDEALASLDALICVDNWLNETTRHAHVIFPGLSPLERPHADDLYWIYAVASCLKWSEPLFAPDPSRPMEWEVLLRLSGALLGTPMADVDVPAMDDLYTGGLVATMCTQPGTPLSGRDPAEVMSILKGQGPERIYDLYIRLGPWGDGLGANPDGLTLDEVRTHPDGLRLGELQDGRLDSAVTTPSGAIELMHDLFADDVPRLRARIDRAEESLLLTSRRHLRSNNSWLHNVPALMRGRDRCTLLMHPDDARRVGIGDGELAEISTSEGKVVVPVEVSDDMMPGVVSLPHGWGHGLPGSRLGVANEHPGVNSNLLNPPDLLDVPSNTQVVNGVPCQVRATG from the coding sequence GTGTCCAGACACAAGTCGGGTCAGGCCGGCAGCGTTGTCCACCGGGTGACGTGCCCGCTCTGCGAGGCCATGTGCGGGTTGCGAGTCACGGTCGACGAGGACCGGGTCACCGACATCCGCGGCAACCCCGACGACGTGTGGTCGGCAGGGCACATCTGCCCCAAGGGCACGGTCCTCGGGCAGTTGCACGACGATCCGGACCGGCTGCGGTCGCCGATGGTCAAGCAGCCGAACGGAACTCACGTCGCCGTCTCCTGGAACGAGGCGTTCGCCGAAGCCGAGCGGGTGCTTCGTCCGGTGCTGGAGAGCGACGGCGCGCGGGCGGTCACGGTGTATGTCGGCAATCCGGTCGCGCACAACCTGGGTTTGAGTTCGTACATCGGCGCCCTGGTCGGGATGGGCGCGGCGGCCGGGATGGGCGCGTACTACTCGCCGGGCACGGTCGACCAGTGGCCGCTGAACGTCGTCGGCACCCTGCTCTTCGGCGGGATGTGGAACGCACCGATCCCGGACCTGGCCCGCACCGACCACCTCGTGGTCATCGGCGCCAATCCCGCGGCCTCGCAGGGATCGATGCTCTCGGCGCCCGACGTCGTCGGTCATCTGACCGGCATCCGCAACCGCGGCGGTCGGGTGGTGGTCATCGACCCTCGCCGCACCGAGACCGCGCAGCGCGCCACCGACTGGGTGCCGATCCGTCCTGGCACCGACGCCCTGGTGCTCTTCGCGGTTCTGCGGACGCTGGCTGCCGACGGATTGCTGCGTGCCCATCCGCATCTCGACGGCCGGGTCCAGGGGCTCGACGAGGTGATCGCCCTGGCCGACCCGTTCACCCCGGAAGCCGTTGAAGGGCCGAGCGGAATCCCGGCCGAGACGATCCGCGAGCTCGCACACGATCTGGCATCGGCGTCGAATCCCGTGCTGTACAGCCGCATCGGGGCCTGTACCCAGGAATTCGGCACCTTGTCCACCTGGCTGGTGTTCGTGCTGAACACCGCGCTCGGTGCGGTCGACCGGCGCGGGGGAGCGGTGTTCCCGACCCCGGCGGTGTACTCGCCGATGTTCATGAAGCCACCCGATCAGCCGGGCCCGCGCTGGGAGTTCGGCCGCTTCGCGTCGCGTGTGCGCGGGGTCGGGGAGGTGCTCGGCCAATTCCCGGTGAGCTGCCTGGCCGAGGAGATCCTCACCCCGGGCGACGGGCGCATTCGCGCCATGATCTCGGTCGCGGGCAACCCGGCGATCTCTGCGCCGGCGGCCGGGCGGCTCGACGAGGCGCTGGCGTCCCTGGATGCCCTTATCTGCGTGGACAACTGGCTCAACGAGACCACCAGGCATGCCCACGTCATCTTCCCTGGGCTCTCGCCGCTGGAGCGTCCGCACGCCGACGATCTGTACTGGATCTACGCCGTCGCCTCCTGCCTGAAGTGGTCGGAGCCGCTGTTTGCGCCGGATCCTTCTCGGCCAATGGAATGGGAAGTGCTGCTACGTCTTTCGGGCGCACTGCTGGGCACCCCGATGGCCGACGTCGACGTCCCGGCGATGGACGACCTCTACACCGGTGGTCTGGTCGCCACCATGTGCACTCAGCCGGGCACTCCGCTGAGCGGACGCGATCCGGCCGAGGTGATGAGCATTCTGAAAGGTCAAGGGCCCGAGCGTATATACGATCTCTACATCCGACTCGGTCCCTGGGGTGACGGTCTGGGCGCCAATCCCGACGGCCTGACCCTCGACGAGGTGCGCACGCACCCCGACGGCCTGCGGCTGGGCGAACTGCAGGACGGCCGGCTGGACTCAGCCGTCACCACGCCGTCGGGGGCCATCGAGCTGATGCACGACCTGTTCGCCGATGACGTGCCCCGATTGCGGGCGCGGATAGACCGCGCCGAGGAGTCGCTGCTGCTCACCAGTCGCAGGCATCTGCGGTCGAACAACTCGTGGCTGCACAATGTGCCAGCGCTGATGCGTGGGCGGGACCGATGCACGCTGCTGATGCACCCCGACGATGCCCGCCGCGTCGGGATCGGTGACGGCGAGCTGGCCGAGATCAGCACATCGGAAGGGAAAGTGGTTGTGCCCGTGGAGGTCAGCGACGACATGATGCCCGGGGTGGTGTCCCTGCCGCACGGCTGGGGACATGGCCTGCCGGGCAGCCGACTGGGCGTCGCCAACGAACATCCCGGCGTGAACTCCAACCTGCTCAACCCGCCTGATCTGCTCGACGTCCCCAGCAACACTCAGGTTGTCAACGGGGTGCCCTGTCAGGTCCGGGCGACGGGCTGA
- a CDS encoding FMN-binding negative transcriptional regulator, with amino-acid sequence MLIHPWDAALDDAEWRDWLASTDRFGVLAVNNVDPAQAPVLVPTHFTVAGAELLIHLARPNPVWPHLEAAAEVRVAVIGDYAYIPTYWRAKAGGPDEDGVPTSYYASVQFVCRPTIIDDPHGKVEILRSQLADFQPEGRHAEVAEAQDPYGRMLPGIRGVRLAVERVEAKFKYDDANPVEHRERVIGRLEERDRALDARAAAQQRRRLSAIGDWRAGRGQP; translated from the coding sequence ATGCTGATCCATCCCTGGGATGCCGCGCTGGACGACGCCGAATGGCGGGACTGGTTGGCGTCGACCGACCGATTCGGAGTCCTCGCGGTCAACAACGTCGACCCCGCGCAGGCCCCCGTGCTGGTGCCCACCCATTTCACGGTGGCCGGTGCGGAGCTGCTGATCCACCTGGCGCGGCCCAATCCGGTCTGGCCACATCTGGAAGCAGCCGCCGAGGTGCGAGTCGCGGTGATCGGCGACTACGCCTACATCCCGACTTACTGGCGTGCGAAGGCCGGCGGTCCCGACGAGGACGGAGTGCCGACCAGCTACTACGCATCCGTCCAATTCGTCTGTCGCCCAACGATCATCGATGATCCGCACGGCAAGGTCGAGATCCTCCGGTCTCAGCTTGCCGACTTTCAGCCCGAAGGCCGCCATGCCGAGGTGGCCGAAGCTCAGGACCCGTACGGCCGGATGCTGCCCGGCATCCGCGGCGTGCGACTCGCGGTCGAGCGAGTCGAGGCCAAGTTCAAGTACGACGACGCCAATCCCGTCGAGCATCGAGAGCGGGTGATCGGCCGCCTCGAGGAGCGCGACCGCGCCCTGGACGCCCGCGCCGCCGCCCAGCAGCGGCGGCGACTGTCGGCGATCGGCGACTGGCGTGCCGGTCGGGGACAGCCCTGA
- a CDS encoding cytochrome P450 yields the protein MTDFATADYFSDQDIAQDPYEYLDYLRAQNPVFREPNYGVVAVTGYDEAVAAFKDYETFSAVNAIGGPFPPLPFEPEGDDISEQIEAHRHLFPINEMMVVMDPPAHTRARSLLSRLLTPARLKENEDFMWELADRQLDEFIGNGRCELLTEYGKPFATLVIADLLGVPEDDRAEFRASLGAGKEPGSAVGALDHTPVAVNPLEWLDGKFTGYINDRRQHPREDVLNSLAAATYPDGTTPDVVDVVRAATFLFAAGQETVVKLLSASTRVLAERPDLQDKLRADRSLIGNFIEESLRIESPTKVDFRLARKTTTLGGVEIKAGTVLMLCLGAANRDPRKFSQPDEFHLDRRNIREHITFGRGIHTCAGAPLARVEAKVTLNRLLDRMTDIAIDETQHGPAGARRYRYEPTFLLRGLSELHLTFAPVD from the coding sequence ATGACCGATTTCGCGACAGCGGACTACTTCTCCGACCAGGACATCGCCCAGGATCCCTACGAGTACTTGGATTACCTGCGTGCGCAGAACCCGGTGTTTCGCGAGCCGAATTATGGAGTCGTGGCCGTGACCGGCTACGACGAGGCAGTCGCGGCCTTCAAAGACTATGAGACATTCTCGGCGGTCAACGCCATCGGCGGTCCGTTCCCGCCGTTGCCATTCGAGCCTGAGGGAGACGACATCTCCGAACAGATCGAAGCGCACCGACATCTGTTCCCCATCAACGAAATGATGGTGGTGATGGATCCTCCGGCGCACACGCGCGCCCGCTCGCTGCTGAGCCGCCTGCTGACCCCCGCGCGACTGAAAGAGAACGAGGACTTCATGTGGGAGTTGGCCGATCGCCAGCTCGACGAGTTCATCGGCAACGGCAGGTGTGAGCTGCTCACCGAGTACGGTAAGCCGTTCGCGACGCTGGTGATCGCCGACCTGCTGGGTGTGCCGGAGGATGACCGGGCGGAGTTCCGGGCGAGCCTCGGCGCCGGCAAGGAACCCGGAAGTGCCGTCGGCGCATTGGATCACACACCTGTCGCGGTCAACCCGCTGGAGTGGCTTGACGGCAAGTTCACCGGCTACATCAACGACCGGCGACAGCATCCCCGCGAGGACGTACTGAATTCCCTTGCCGCAGCGACGTACCCGGACGGTACGACGCCCGACGTCGTCGACGTGGTACGGGCGGCGACATTTCTGTTCGCCGCCGGCCAGGAGACCGTCGTCAAACTGCTCAGCGCCTCGACCCGGGTGCTGGCCGAGCGTCCGGACCTCCAGGACAAGCTGCGCGCCGACCGCAGCCTGATCGGCAACTTCATCGAGGAGTCGCTGCGCATCGAAAGCCCCACCAAGGTCGACTTCCGGCTGGCCCGCAAGACCACCACTCTCGGCGGCGTCGAGATCAAGGCAGGCACCGTGCTGATGCTCTGCCTGGGTGCGGCCAACCGTGACCCGCGCAAGTTCTCCCAACCTGACGAGTTCCACCTAGATCGCCGGAATATCCGCGAACACATCACGTTCGGCCGCGGCATCCACACCTGTGCCGGCGCGCCGCTCGCCCGTGTTGAAGCGAAGGTCACGCTGAACCGGTTGCTGGACCGCATGACCGACATCGCCATCGACGAGACCCAGCACGGACCCGCCGGCGCCCGTCGATACCGGTACGAGCCGACATTTCTGCTGCGCGGCCTGAGCGAGCTGCATCTCACCTTCGCGCCCGTCGACTGA
- a CDS encoding TetR/AcrR family transcriptional regulator: MAPTPKSKDKDAGARERLMEATAHIMREEGYAAATSRRVSARAGVRSALVYYYFPTMDDLFVAVLRAGSDASLAKMRQAITADEPLRALWSINTDPRWTGLYAEFVALANHRKVISAELKSYAERVRDIETAAATVALRARGIDLTEFPPVAISMLVAQTARSLCNESAIGMTEGHEELRELVNRYLDLVASTDGAQAT, translated from the coding sequence ATGGCGCCGACACCGAAGAGTAAAGACAAGGACGCCGGCGCGCGGGAACGCCTGATGGAGGCGACCGCTCACATCATGCGCGAGGAGGGGTACGCCGCCGCGACGTCGCGGCGCGTATCGGCGCGTGCGGGGGTCCGATCCGCATTGGTGTACTACTACTTCCCGACGATGGACGACCTGTTCGTCGCCGTGCTACGGGCGGGGTCGGATGCGTCGCTGGCGAAGATGCGTCAGGCGATCACCGCCGACGAGCCGCTGCGTGCGTTGTGGTCCATCAACACCGACCCGCGGTGGACCGGCCTGTACGCCGAGTTTGTCGCACTGGCCAACCACCGCAAGGTGATCAGCGCCGAACTCAAGTCCTACGCCGAACGCGTCCGGGACATCGAAACCGCCGCTGCGACGGTCGCTCTGCGCGCACGTGGCATCGACCTCACCGAGTTTCCGCCGGTCGCGATCTCGATGCTCGTTGCCCAGACTGCGCGCAGCCTGTGCAACGAGAGCGCGATCGGGATGACCGAGGGTCACGAGGAGCTACGAGAACTGGTAAACCGCTACCTGGATCTGGTCGCCTCTACCGATGGGGCGCAAGCTACTTGA
- a CDS encoding mycofactocin-coupled SDR family oxidoreductase → MAGRVEGKVAFITGAARGQGRSHAVRLAEEGADIIAIDVCKRISSNEDIPAPTPDDLAETADLVKNLNRRVVTAEVDVRDYAAVKATVDSGVEQLGRLDVIVANAGIGNGGQTLDHTSEADWNDMIDVNLSGVWKSVKAAVPHLISGGRGGSIILTSSVGGLKAYPHTGHYIAAKHGVVGLMRTFAVELGHHSIRVNSVHPTNVNTPLFMNEGTMKLFRPDLENPGADDMAVVAQMMHVLPIGWVEPVDISNAVLFLASDESRYVTGLPMTVDGGSMLK, encoded by the coding sequence ATGGCTGGAAGAGTCGAGGGCAAGGTCGCTTTCATCACCGGCGCTGCGCGCGGCCAGGGCCGCAGCCACGCGGTCCGGTTGGCGGAGGAGGGCGCTGACATCATCGCGATCGATGTGTGCAAGCGCATCAGCAGCAATGAGGACATCCCGGCACCGACGCCGGACGACCTGGCCGAGACGGCCGATCTGGTGAAGAACCTCAACCGCAGGGTGGTCACCGCAGAGGTCGATGTTCGTGACTACGCAGCCGTGAAGGCCACCGTGGACAGCGGAGTCGAGCAGCTGGGCCGCCTCGACGTCATCGTGGCCAATGCCGGCATCGGTAACGGTGGCCAGACACTCGACCACACCAGCGAAGCCGACTGGAACGACATGATCGACGTCAACCTGTCCGGCGTGTGGAAGAGCGTGAAAGCGGCTGTTCCGCATCTCATCTCGGGTGGCCGCGGTGGTTCGATCATCCTGACCAGCTCGGTCGGCGGTCTGAAGGCCTACCCGCACACCGGCCACTACATCGCCGCCAAGCATGGCGTGGTCGGGCTGATGCGGACTTTCGCCGTCGAGCTAGGGCACCACTCGATCCGGGTGAACTCGGTGCATCCGACCAATGTGAACACCCCGCTGTTCATGAACGAGGGCACGATGAAGCTGTTCCGCCCGGACCTGGAGAACCCGGGCGCCGACGACATGGCCGTCGTGGCCCAGATGATGCACGTGCTGCCGATCGGGTGGGTCGAGCCGGTCGACATCAGTAATGCGGTGTTGTTCTTGGCTTCTGACGAGTCACGCTACGTCACCGGCCTGCCGATGACGGTCGACGGCGGAAGCATGCTCAAGTAG
- a CDS encoding carboxymuconolactone decarboxylase family protein: MMDADRRERGRRAFAEVMTFAAPQDDTPAATGLIDFVYGEVWRRPGLSRRDRRFVTLACVAAADAEAPLRDHVYAALNSGDVSITEMREAVLHFAVYAGWPKASWFNMVVDDQWERIHRDRGQAPPPPDPLLPLITPSDPEIRLVVGEQSFKEINCIPFAPIRDNPYSGAGILNFVFGEMWLRPGLGMRERRLITLACVAFQDAEVPILSHVYAALKSRDLSFAEMDELALHFAAYYGWPKASRLNQAIADQQQRVLEERRSEAGSS, from the coding sequence ATGATGGACGCCGACCGACGCGAGCGTGGTCGGCGTGCGTTCGCCGAGGTGATGACTTTCGCTGCGCCGCAGGATGACACGCCTGCCGCGACCGGGCTGATCGACTTCGTCTACGGCGAGGTCTGGCGCCGTCCCGGGTTGAGCCGCCGCGACCGGCGGTTCGTCACCCTGGCGTGCGTGGCGGCGGCCGATGCCGAGGCGCCATTGCGTGACCACGTGTACGCCGCTCTCAACAGCGGCGATGTATCGATCACCGAAATGCGGGAAGCGGTGTTGCATTTCGCGGTGTACGCCGGCTGGCCGAAAGCGTCGTGGTTCAACATGGTGGTCGATGACCAGTGGGAGCGGATCCATCGAGACCGTGGCCAGGCTCCGCCGCCGCCGGACCCACTGCTGCCGCTGATTACGCCGAGCGATCCCGAGATTCGGCTGGTGGTCGGAGAGCAGTCCTTCAAGGAGATCAACTGCATTCCGTTCGCGCCCATCCGCGACAACCCGTACTCCGGAGCGGGGATCCTGAACTTCGTTTTCGGTGAGATGTGGCTGCGCCCCGGACTCGGGATGAGGGAACGCCGACTGATCACGCTGGCGTGCGTGGCGTTCCAGGACGCTGAGGTTCCGATCCTCAGCCACGTGTACGCCGCGTTGAAGAGCCGTGACCTGTCGTTCGCCGAGATGGACGAACTGGCGCTGCACTTCGCGGCGTACTACGGCTGGCCCAAGGCATCTCGTCTCAATCAGGCCATCGCAGATCAACAACAACGGGTGCTCGAGGAGCGGCGCAGCGAAGCCGGTTCGTCGTGA
- a CDS encoding mycofactocin-coupled SDR family oxidoreductase, whose product MEHSGRVAGKRILVTGAARGMGRSHAVRLAEEGADLILVDICESLPELEYPLSSREDLQETARLVEQHDRRAVTHVVDVRDAAALAAAVDDGVAQLGGLDAAVSNAGVLTVGAWDATTPQQWRTVLDVNLIGTWNTCAAALPHLVTHGGSLVNISSAAGLKGTPLHLPYTAAKHGVVGLSRALANELAAVSVRVNTVHPTGVETGMRPESLHRVLGEGRPDLVPIFLNAMPVVMVDAIDISNAVLYLVSDESRYVTGTELKVDAGVTIR is encoded by the coding sequence GTGGAACACAGTGGACGGGTCGCCGGTAAGCGGATCCTGGTCACCGGGGCTGCTCGTGGGATGGGCCGCAGCCATGCGGTGCGGCTGGCCGAAGAGGGTGCCGACCTGATCCTGGTAGATATCTGTGAATCGTTGCCGGAGTTGGAGTATCCGCTGTCCTCGCGCGAAGACCTGCAGGAGACGGCCCGGCTCGTGGAGCAACACGACCGGCGGGCGGTCACCCATGTGGTCGACGTGCGCGATGCCGCAGCGCTGGCCGCTGCAGTCGACGACGGGGTGGCGCAACTCGGCGGGCTGGATGCGGCGGTGTCCAACGCGGGCGTGCTCACGGTGGGGGCCTGGGATGCCACCACCCCGCAGCAGTGGCGAACGGTGTTGGACGTCAATCTCATCGGTACGTGGAACACGTGTGCCGCGGCGCTGCCGCACCTGGTCACGCATGGTGGGAGTCTGGTCAACATCAGCTCGGCAGCGGGGCTGAAGGGTACCCCCCTGCATCTGCCATATACGGCTGCCAAGCACGGTGTCGTCGGGTTGAGTCGAGCGTTGGCCAATGAGCTTGCCGCGGTGAGTGTTCGGGTGAACACGGTGCATCCGACCGGCGTCGAGACGGGTATGCGCCCGGAGTCACTTCACCGGGTGCTTGGCGAAGGGCGACCCGATCTGGTCCCGATCTTCCTGAATGCGATGCCGGTGGTAATGGTCGACGCGATCGACATCAGCAATGCGGTGCTGTACCTGGTTTCCGACGAATCCCGCTACGTGACGGGAACCGAGCTCAAGGTCGACGCCGGCGTGACGATCCGATGA